A segment of the Bactrocera neohumeralis isolate Rockhampton chromosome 3, APGP_CSIRO_Bneo_wtdbg2-racon-allhic-juicebox.fasta_v2, whole genome shotgun sequence genome:
TTGGTTTAGAATTTAACATCAACAtttacatttcttaattttgtttatattttctattgctTTTTCCAAATAGCGTCTATCAGTACTCAGAACCCACTTTTATACTTCTCAGAAATCAGACTAGAATCCTGACTAAAATATAGGCGGAAGTTTTCCAAccaagaattttcaaaaattaaacataaaatttcgaaattttttaagtcTTCCTTTCTTTGTTCGAAAATACCATTTTTAGTCCTTAGGACCCACATTAAGTCTTCTCAGAAATCGGTTTAGAGTACaaaataaagtatattaaaaatttccaaaatttgtttttctttgttccAAAAAGTATTAATCCCACGCTACTTTTCGACTTCTCGGAAATAAGTCTAGAACCCAAAATGAAGTATGATCGGAAGTTTTCCAATGAACAATTccgtaaataaaacaaaaaaaatcgaaatttttcatttgtcagTTCGAAAATACTATTTTAAGTTCTCAGAACCCACATTTAGAcctctaaattttaaatatagatTTATAAGCCAACTTCAAATATTTCCCCTAAACATATGATTTTAACCACACATTTCTATTTTATCTTTACAGGCACTAGCCAAGTTTCAAACTTCACAAAAGGTCACCACAAAAACTGGCATCGAACAGGAGGAGTCCTTGCTCACCGAGACGGCAGCACTCGAAACAACATTGAATAGTAAAATACTCGACTTGGAAAATGAGACAAAGCAATTGCGTCACGAATTGGAACGAGTACGCAACGAACGTGATCGTATGCTGCAAGAGAATACCGATATTGGACGCGACAAATCAGATAATGAGGCTGAAAAACTACGCCTCAAGGCCGAGGTGAAGGATCTGAAATTTCGTGAGACACGAATGCTAACGGAATACACAGAACTGGAGGAGGAAAACATATCGTTGCAAAAGCAGGTGTCGAGCTTGAGAAGTTCGCAGGTGAGTTACAAACGAGTGGCATTTTTAAAGTGGCCTTACGGTTTAGAGTTGGTTAAAttctttaatctttttttttatttatttatttttttgttttttgtttgtttttccgTTAGGTGGAGTTTGAAGGTGCCAAACACGAGATACGTCGTCTAACCGAAGAGGTTGAACTGTTGAACTCACAAGTGGATGAGTTAGCAAATCTGAAGAAAATTGCCGAAAAGCAAATGGAGGAAGCTCTAGAGGCTTTGCAGGtgagttttgaacaattttgtatattttaacattttatactcaATTATTATGGAACTCTTTTATACAGTGCGAACGTGAGGCAAAATATGCGCTCAAGAAGGAATTGGATAGTCATTTGAACCGTGAGTCCATGTACAAGATAAGCAACTTGGCCTATCTACGCAGTAATATGGACGACAACATAAGCGCCAATAGCGATGGCGAAGAGGAGAATCTCGCCTTGAAGCGCCTCGAAGCCGACTTGACCACAGAATTGAATGCCACCGACGGCACCAAATGCGATCTCTTCTCCGAGGTGCATTTGAATGAGttgaaaaagttagaaaaacaATTAGAATCgattgaaaacgaaaaaatgctACTCACTGCGAATTTACGAGAGGCACAAACCAGTTTGGATAAATcacaaaatgaaatacaaaatttcatggCACGTCTAGCGCTACTAACGGCACATGTCGATGCATTGCTACAGTTGAAGAAACAGCTAGACATAAAGGATGATTCCATGGAAGCGGTGAAACGACGCAATGACGAACAAAATGTACGACAACAACTGCTGGATATACTCGCACAGTATAACAGTTGGTTCACACTATCCTCCAAAGAGATTGACGGTCTCAAGACTGATTTAGTGGAACTGCAAAAGGGTTTCAACTACACCGACGCAATGACAACACTACGTAATGAGgtcacaaatttgaaaaataaactgCTCAGCACCGAGCAGAAATCGCTGGATCTGCAAAGTGATGTGCAGACACTCGCAAGTATTTCACAAAATGCCGGACAAAGTTTGGGTTCGGCACGCTCCACTTTGGTGGCCTTAAGTGACGATTTGGCACAGTTATATCATCTCGTTTGCACCGTTAACGGCGAAATACCGACGCGTATTATGCTCGACACGAAGAGCGACGATATGAGGTGAGCTTCAATTTTGCTTATGTGCTGTAATATaatctaaaataaaatgaaattttcctTGCAGCTTCGAAAACGATTCGCTTACTGCCATACAATCGCAGTTCAAGTCCGATATTTTCACTTCCCGCTCACACACGATTGAGGATTTGCAGGGTCTCGCCGATTctgttgaaattaaaaagtatgtCGACACTGTGAGCGATCTGATCAAGCATTTGAAAACCGCTGTCGAGCACACAATTGAGCACAACAAGAATAAAGTGCGCGGCGATGTTTCCGAAGGTAAacgctttacatatattttctgcTATTTACTATTGGtactaatataaaattatatttctctCGTTTAAGCTGATAAATATAATCGCGAGGAAGTCGAGGAGCTGCAAGAGCAAATCGTGCGCCTTAAGGGCTTGCTCTCACTCAAACGCGACCAAATCGCTACATTACGCACGGTCTTGAAGTCCAACAAACAGACCGCCGAGGTGGCGCTCACCAATCTCAAATCGAAATACGAGAACGAAAAGACCGTGGTCAGCGAGACAATGTCCAAATTGCGCAATGAACTGAAGATACTCAAGGAAGACGCAGCGACATTCTCAAGTAAGTTATGGTGTGGTATAGAGCGTGGAGTTTTGATTGTAGAGTGTAAAATCGGTAAAAGTgctatatttttacattaaaccGGAGTTCCGAAGTTATGCCAAAAGTTTGTAAAACTCGGTAGaaaacgttgttgttgctttatgtgTACGTAAAAATGAGCAGCGTGAAGAACTGAggcgatttagccatgtccgtttgtctgtatatacccgAAGTAGGTCTTTCAttcttgagatatcgatctgaaattttgcctaTCCCCTATATTTACCCAAGACTCTACTTATTTGTCAGAATCGCCGTTATCGGATCAcgatagtatatagctgccatacaatctgaacgatcggaatcaagtccttgtaaggaaaagtttttaatttcacgAGATATCGTCAGGAAATTTGGCATAGTTTACTATGTTAAGCatcgctataatctccgaaaaaattattcagatcggacaactatagcatatagctgccatacaaactgatcgatcaaattttagttcttatataaaaacttttttatttgacgagatattttaacgaaatttggcacgaattattATTCATGGCTATATTACATTCTCTgaaggaattgttcagatcggatcactatagcatatagctgccatacaaactaatcgatcaaaatccagttcttatatgaacaacttttttatttggcaagatatttttaccaaatttggcacgaattattATTCATGGCAAGTTTACATTCTCTGAAggaattattcagatcggatcactatagcatatagctgtcatacaaattgatcgatcaaaattcaGTTCCTAtatggaaaacgtttttatttgatgagatatcttaacgaaatttggcatggactaTTATCTAAGGCAATGCTATAATTTCcgtacaaatttttttgatcgTACCACTAtgacatatacatagctgccatacaaactaacctgTCAAAAGCAATTTCTgatatgaaacatttttttctgtttgtgaagggtatgcaaccgaagttaacattttttttgttttttgaattatttctgTACTCCTCTCTACTTTATAACAAGTTTCTCTACATTTTTTACAACTCTCCACTTTTCAGGTTTGCGCGCCATGTTCGCCGCTCGTTGCGAGGAATACGTCACACAAGTGGATGACCTCAATCGCAAACTGGAAGCCGCTGAAGAGGAGAAGAAGACTCTAAATCAGCTGTTGCGTTTAGCTGTGCAGCAGAAAATTGAATTGACTCAACGTATGGAGGAAATGGAAATCGATCGGTGGGTGCCCATGCGGCGTTAGGCTACATGTTGTAGAAAGCCgacttaaattataaaaaaaaacttcaaaaaatagaGTAGCAAATGGCTTGTCCCTGAGCCAACTTTTGCTCCCAACTATTTGCTCAGCCCTCGTTATCATATATGAATTAAGTGCGTGTGTGCGCGTTCAAAATTAGTGCTTAGTGCTTGCTGTTCatataagtataattttttcttaagatAAATCTTTGCCCaaagcatattttattttatcgttTATCCCGTTTACCTTCACCCCACCAAAATCAACATTAATTTAACCTGTACGTATAAGTTTGCGCCCAACTTACGTTTAACtttgccaacaacaataaactttAAGCCGCGTTCCCAATTGGTAAGCCGTCAAATATAATTATTGGCAGCTGGTGTGTTGCCAGCTTATATGTGAATTTTATTAAGCAGTTGCTTATGCCTAATATTTATATGAAGCATGTTTTGTAAATGCCATTAAAGTGCTACACAAGCGTcgcacaacaaaattttttatttatacccgGTTATTGGCCACAAATTAAACTCTAAATtgtgattttataaaaaaaagtttagtgaaaCAATGAAAAGAGACACTGAAACACATTTGCTGCGGATGTTAAAATATTACTGTATATTATAGTTAAAGCTGACTTCGATGCGCCAAAGTTTTGAATATGATGACTCGAAGAAACAATTGACAGGTCTGTCTGTctgaactagtctctcagtttttgtgatatcgatctgaaattttgcacaccaccttttctacccaagaagttgctcatttgtcggaattgccaATATCGGTCCCctgatatagctgccatataaactgaatgatcaaaatccaatctttgtatggaaaattattttattttacaagttaTTTGCACGAAATTTTACTCGGactattgtctaaggcaatggCACAGTCCCTGAAGAAATTattgagatcggaccactatagcatatagttgccatataaactaatCGGCCAAAaccaagtgcttgtatagaaaacttttttagttgtcaagatatattcacgaaatttcgcacgGATTATTGTCTTAGGCAACACCACAATCCCTGAAGAAATTattgagatcggaccactatagcatatagttgccatataaactaatCGGCCAAAACCAAGTACTTGTatagaaacttttttagttgtCAAGATATCCTTACGAAATTTAGTctgaattattttccaaaggcATTGTTACAGCCTcctaacaaatttttcagatcggtccaatatagcatatagctcccatataaACTTATCAAgccattgtatggaaaactttttcatttgaacagATGTCTCTAGGAAGTTTAACATGAGTAATTGTCCATAGCAACAGTACAACAGTTTTATACACTTCTATGCTAGgggaaatgcacctgtgaaggatataatggcttcggtgcagccgaagttgacgggtttcttgttttttttctggtttctttatttttatgttttttgttattatccttttatttttattttttttatttagtttatgttttttattttttttgttttatttttttttgtttttgttttaattttttttatttttatttttattttttgtttattattattttttgcttattattattttttattgttataatttattattatttttttattattattttttataacatttttctatattttttataattgttttagat
Coding sequences within it:
- the LOC126754130 gene encoding protein bicaudal D, producing MSELENAATAGKTIEELHLEVERLSRELDQAASERAQSAQYGLSLLEEKLSLEQKCEELETLYDHAKHELDITQEALAKFQTSQKVTTKTGIEQEESLLTETAALETTLNSKILDLENETKQLRHELERVRNERDRMLQENTDIGRDKSDNEAEKLRLKAEVKDLKFRETRMLTEYTELEEENISLQKQVSSLRSSQVEFEGAKHEIRRLTEEVELLNSQVDELANLKKIAEKQMEEALEALQCEREAKYALKKELDSHLNRESMYKISNLAYLRSNMDDNISANSDGEEENLALKRLEADLTTELNATDGTKCDLFSEVHLNELKKLEKQLESIENEKMLLTANLREAQTSLDKSQNEIQNFMARLALLTAHVDALLQLKKQLDIKDDSMEAVKRRNDEQNVRQQLLDILAQYNSWFTLSSKEIDGLKTDLVELQKGFNYTDAMTTLRNEVTNLKNKLLSTEQKSLDLQSDVQTLASISQNAGQSLGSARSTLVALSDDLAQLYHLVCTVNGEIPTRIMLDTKSDDMSFENDSLTAIQSQFKSDIFTSRSHTIEDLQGLADSVEIKKYVDTVSDLIKHLKTAVEHTIEHNKNKVRGDVSEADKYNREEVEELQEQIVRLKGLLSLKRDQIATLRTVLKSNKQTAEVALTNLKSKYENEKTVVSETMSKLRNELKILKEDAATFSSLRAMFAARCEEYVTQVDDLNRKLEAAEEEKKTLNQLLRLAVQQKIELTQRMEEMEIDRETRFARRSMPPQRGSSGKSFSSRPSTRNPAGSNQNQF